The Coffea arabica cultivar ET-39 chromosome 3c, Coffea Arabica ET-39 HiFi, whole genome shotgun sequence genome contains a region encoding:
- the LOC140037846 gene encoding MDIS1-interacting receptor like kinase 2-like, with amino-acid sequence MEFVYTIKVNEKCDVYSFGVLTMEIIKGKHPGDLTANLMSSNLEDVELKDLLDQRLLYPNQETEKILISIFKLARECLHADPQCRPTMLFISTLISTREPSK; translated from the exons ATGG AATTTGTCTACACAATCAAAGTTAACGAAAAGTGTGATGTTTATAGTTTTGGGGTCCTGACAATGGAAATAATCAAAGGAAAGCATCCTGGAGACTTGACTGCTAATCTGATGTCTTCAAATCTTGAAGATGTAGAACTGAAAGACTTGCTTGACCAAAGACTTCTATATCCCAATCAAGAAACTGAAAAGATCCTAATATCCATTTTCAAACTAGCAAGAGAATGTCTACATGCTGATCCTCAATGTAGGCCAACAATGCTCTTTATTTCCACGCTGATATCAACTCGCGAACCATCTAAGTAA